From Gemmatimonadota bacterium, the proteins below share one genomic window:
- a CDS encoding PQQ-binding-like beta-propeller repeat protein, with protein sequence MIYRYYFLLAVVLCFSSAHADWPQWLGPNRTGISSETGLLTTWAKDGPTVVWEKELGEGFSGISVAEGRVYTMFSAGEDEFAVCLEEKTGEEIWRFRTGAKYYERQGGNGPRSQPTVDGDRVFVLSAEGWLYALNAKDGKKLWLVDLYDGLGSRVPKFGFSTSPLVEGDLLLLEVGTRQGTFIALDKTNGTVKWASQRDVVSYSSPIAVDIAGIRQVVFVSGEAAVGLSPADGSLYWRFPWYTSYDLNVATPILVPPDRIFISSGYDHGAALLQISQEGDGLSVKKVWESRGMKNHFGTSLLIGDYIYGFDNAILKCIEAETGKEQWKRRGYGKGTLIYADGHLIILSDKGKLALADASPTGFREKVSAQVLSGKCWTPPTLANGKIFVRDMHRIVCMDVSGTQAKPADTESE encoded by the coding sequence ATGATATACAGGTATTATTTTTTACTCGCTGTTGTGCTGTGCTTTTCTTCCGCACATGCGGATTGGCCCCAATGGTTGGGACCCAACCGAACGGGTATTTCTTCTGAAACGGGGTTGTTGACAACCTGGGCAAAAGATGGTCCAACGGTTGTGTGGGAAAAAGAACTCGGAGAGGGGTTTTCCGGTATCTCGGTCGCAGAGGGACGGGTCTATACTATGTTCTCTGCCGGTGAAGATGAATTTGCCGTTTGCCTCGAGGAAAAAACGGGTGAGGAAATATGGCGTTTCAGGACCGGTGCCAAATACTATGAGCGGCAAGGTGGGAATGGTCCCCGTTCTCAGCCCACTGTGGATGGCGATCGGGTTTTTGTGCTCAGTGCCGAAGGCTGGTTGTACGCGCTCAATGCAAAAGATGGCAAAAAACTTTGGCTGGTCGATCTCTACGATGGATTGGGCAGTCGCGTGCCAAAATTTGGTTTTTCGACGTCGCCGCTGGTCGAAGGCGATTTGTTGCTCTTAGAAGTGGGCACACGGCAGGGGACATTTATCGCTTTGGATAAGACAAATGGCACTGTCAAGTGGGCGTCTCAACGAGATGTAGTGTCTTATTCATCGCCTATTGCTGTAGATATTGCGGGTATTCGCCAGGTGGTTTTTGTTTCGGGCGAAGCCGCGGTTGGGCTTTCTCCCGCGGATGGCTCGCTCTACTGGCGATTTCCCTGGTACACATCTTATGACTTGAATGTTGCTACGCCAATTTTAGTGCCTCCAGATCGCATATTTATTTCTTCGGGTTATGACCACGGGGCAGCTCTGTTGCAAATATCCCAGGAGGGAGATGGTTTGAGCGTTAAAAAGGTGTGGGAAAGCCGCGGTATGAAAAACCATTTTGGAACATCGCTCCTGATCGGCGACTATATCTACGGTTTTGACAATGCAATTTTGAAATGTATTGAAGCAGAGACTGGCAAGGAGCAGTGGAAACGCCGGGGGTATGGCAAAGGGACGCTTATTTATGCCGATGGACATTTGATCATTTTGAGCGATAAAGGCAAACTCGCATTGGCAGATGCATCGCCTACGGGTTTTCGGGAAAAGGTCAGTGCGCAAGTGCTTTCGGGCAAATGCTGGACACCACCAACACTTGCCAATGGCAAAATTTTTGTGCGCGATATGCATAGGATTGTATGCATGGATGTATCGGGCACGCAGGCGAAACCTGCGGACACGGAGAGCGAATAA
- a CDS encoding TonB-dependent siderophore receptor — translation MHGCIGHAGETCGHGERIIVGRGRGTTDNRRIAMRYFRQLLIFVCILGLTSNLIFAQNTEEDEKKEELPVYAGEEIVVTESKEKVPTVSTIATKVPVPIRLTPASIGVVNHGLFQHQSGVVLGDALRNVSGVNIQTVFGVTDFFVIRGFDSLSSGLVLTDGASEPEATFYNLYNLERVEVLKGPGAFLYGGNPLSGSVNLNRKQPIFTNAFQVGGSYGPYKTGRGTVDANWADVDQGIALRVNALRQVSDSYRDDKDSGLWAVNPAVTWRPSDKTTVTANFEYVTSRYKSDSGLPIINEAVADVPRTQSYQSPFDASDQDIYRARVDLQSRLSQRVTLRNKLYYTDFSWVSQGTLFNGVFPNAQGSLDILRSLVLLDDHQKVLGNQFELLSTFRTGHVEHTLLTGLELMQWRDKFTLDVAALPNIDVFNPVETASQPYFYIPGQSQGADSKSRVVAPYVVDRIVFCPCYQAFVGVRYDRIDYDDPVTSTTRNYNKLSPMAGMVFSLKEDLSFYANAGKAFAPPSSLVAGPRETEESFQMEVGAKKYLLDNRLHASLAVYHLTKNNIGIPDATGVTKQDGDQRSRGVELEVMMRPVRNWHTFLSYSFSDATLTRFAEFVPVFTQTGITYQLMDRSGNRAAFSPRHIFNVWTARGFDNGLEFGIGARYVASQFIAEDNQFQIGNVLTLDASVSYAYRLIKFRINAKNLTNQEYETRGFGSASIIPANPFGLYCAFEVNI, via the coding sequence ATGCATGGATGTATCGGGCACGCAGGCGAAACCTGCGGACACGGAGAGCGAATAATAGTCGGAAGAGGCCGGGGGACAACCGATAATCGGAGAATTGCTATGCGTTATTTTCGACAGCTTTTGATTTTTGTCTGTATTCTGGGCCTGACGAGTAATCTTATTTTTGCGCAAAATACAGAAGAGGATGAGAAGAAGGAAGAACTGCCCGTTTATGCGGGGGAAGAGATCGTGGTGACGGAGAGCAAGGAAAAAGTGCCTACCGTGAGCACTATCGCGACCAAGGTCCCCGTCCCAATTCGTTTGACACCGGCGAGTATCGGTGTAGTTAATCACGGGTTATTTCAACATCAAAGCGGCGTGGTTTTGGGGGATGCACTGCGGAATGTGAGCGGGGTCAATATTCAGACCGTATTTGGCGTTACGGATTTCTTCGTCATTCGCGGGTTCGATTCGCTTTCCAGCGGGCTGGTGCTCACCGATGGCGCATCGGAGCCAGAAGCCACGTTTTACAATCTTTACAATCTGGAGCGCGTAGAGGTGCTCAAGGGTCCGGGGGCATTTTTATACGGGGGCAATCCGCTTTCTGGATCGGTGAATCTGAATCGCAAACAACCGATTTTTACAAATGCGTTCCAGGTCGGGGGTTCTTACGGTCCGTACAAGACAGGACGAGGAACAGTAGATGCAAATTGGGCGGATGTCGATCAGGGTATTGCTTTGCGCGTCAATGCACTACGGCAGGTATCTGATAGCTATCGAGACGATAAAGACAGCGGCTTGTGGGCTGTAAATCCCGCGGTGACATGGCGGCCCAGTGACAAAACCACAGTGACCGCCAATTTTGAATATGTCACCAGCAGGTACAAATCGGATTCAGGCCTGCCCATTATTAATGAGGCGGTCGCAGATGTGCCGCGCACACAATCGTATCAATCGCCTTTTGATGCGTCAGATCAAGATATTTATCGGGCGCGCGTCGATCTTCAGTCGCGCTTATCGCAGCGGGTTACGCTTCGCAACAAGCTCTATTATACCGATTTTTCATGGGTGTCTCAGGGCACATTGTTCAACGGCGTTTTCCCCAATGCCCAGGGCAGTCTGGACATCTTGCGCTCACTTGTTCTATTGGACGACCATCAGAAAGTGTTGGGCAATCAGTTTGAACTGCTTTCTACATTCCGCACGGGCCACGTAGAACACACGCTGCTTACCGGACTGGAACTGATGCAGTGGAGAGACAAATTTACCTTAGATGTGGCTGCTTTGCCCAATATCGACGTGTTCAACCCCGTGGAAACCGCGAGCCAGCCTTATTTTTATATTCCAGGGCAATCGCAGGGAGCAGATTCAAAAAGCCGCGTTGTCGCGCCCTATGTCGTGGATCGCATTGTCTTTTGTCCATGTTATCAGGCATTTGTAGGTGTGCGATATGACCGTATTGATTACGATGATCCCGTGACTTCCACGACGCGCAATTACAACAAACTGAGTCCTATGGCTGGCATGGTGTTTTCGCTTAAGGAGGATCTTTCGTTTTACGCCAATGCGGGTAAAGCATTTGCGCCTCCTTCGAGCCTGGTCGCAGGTCCGCGAGAAACAGAAGAGAGTTTCCAGATGGAAGTGGGCGCGAAAAAATACCTGTTGGATAACCGCCTACACGCGAGCCTTGCAGTTTATCATTTGACAAAAAACAATATTGGCATTCCCGATGCAACAGGCGTTACAAAACAAGATGGGGATCAGAGGTCTCGCGGTGTTGAGCTTGAAGTGATGATGCGCCCCGTGAGAAATTGGCACACATTTTTGTCCTACTCATTTTCCGATGCCACACTCACGCGCTTTGCCGAATTTGTTCCCGTGTTTACGCAAACGGGTATTACATACCAGCTTATGGATCGTTCGGGAAATAGGGCGGCTTTTTCGCCGCGTCATATTTTTAATGTGTGGACGGCGAGAGGATTTGACAATGGATTGGAATTTGGGATTGGCGCGCGCTATGTTGCCAGCCAGTTTATTGCCGAAGACAATCAATTTCAGATTGGGAATGTGCTGACGCTGGATGCCTCGGTGTCTTATGCGTACAGGCTGATAAAATTTCGCATTAACGCCAAAAATTTGACCAATCAGGAATACGAAACGCGCGGCTTTGGCTCCGCTTCAATTATTCCGGCCAATCCATTTGGCCTGTACTGTGCTTTTGAAGTCAATATTTGA
- a CDS encoding phenylacetate--CoA ligase yields the protein MPDLTPDRNALWQRQLKRLRGMLSSVLNGNDFYRNKLNRAGIYRPEDIQTRDDYRLLPFTTKEELSADQMAYPPYGSNLTFPPDHYVRVHQTSGTTGEPLNWLDTVESWDWFARCWTYVYRGAGVTANDRLFFAFSFGPFIGFWTGHESARLMGAMSISGGSMSTIQRLQAIQDHRVTVLICTPTYALHLAEVAQAEGFDIAGGSVQTTIHAGEPGAGLPATRRRIEQVWGARCYDHAGATEVGAWGFECAFRDGMHINEAEFICEVIDPDTGEQAREGELVLTNLGRAGMPVIRYRTGDRVKLNAEICGCGSSFSRLEGGVIGRIDDALIIRGVNFYPSAIENIVRGFPEVTEFAVDIYRQREMDDMKIRIELNGGEAGAISDAIGREVRHILGIRASVQTVPHNTLPRFELKARRFTDHRV from the coding sequence ATGCCCGACTTGACCCCAGATCGAAATGCGCTTTGGCAGCGGCAGTTGAAGCGGTTGCGAGGTATGCTGTCTTCAGTGCTGAATGGCAATGATTTTTATCGCAATAAGTTGAATCGAGCGGGTATTTATCGACCCGAGGATATTCAGACGCGCGATGATTACAGGCTGTTGCCCTTCACGACCAAAGAGGAATTATCAGCAGATCAGATGGCGTATCCCCCTTATGGCAGTAATCTGACGTTTCCGCCAGATCACTATGTTCGCGTCCATCAAACATCGGGGACTACGGGAGAGCCTTTGAACTGGTTGGATACGGTAGAGAGTTGGGATTGGTTTGCGCGTTGCTGGACTTATGTGTATCGCGGGGCGGGCGTGACGGCAAATGACAGACTGTTTTTTGCCTTTTCCTTTGGCCCTTTTATCGGATTCTGGACCGGGCATGAGAGCGCGCGTTTAATGGGTGCGATGTCCATCTCCGGTGGGTCTATGTCCACAATTCAGCGTTTGCAGGCGATTCAGGATCATCGGGTTACTGTTCTGATCTGTACGCCGACATATGCCCTGCATCTGGCAGAGGTGGCTCAGGCCGAAGGTTTTGATATTGCAGGTGGGAGTGTTCAGACTACAATTCACGCAGGCGAACCCGGCGCGGGGTTGCCTGCGACCAGACGACGCATTGAACAGGTCTGGGGAGCGCGTTGTTATGACCACGCCGGAGCGACTGAGGTGGGTGCGTGGGGATTTGAATGTGCGTTTCGAGATGGCATGCATATCAACGAAGCCGAATTTATTTGCGAAGTGATTGATCCCGATACGGGCGAACAAGCGAGAGAGGGGGAGTTGGTGCTTACCAATTTGGGACGCGCTGGCATGCCCGTTATCCGCTATCGCACGGGAGATCGCGTAAAGCTGAATGCAGAAATCTGTGGTTGCGGTTCGAGTTTCTCGCGTCTGGAAGGGGGCGTGATTGGACGTATCGACGATGCGTTGATTATCCGCGGCGTCAATTTTTATCCCAGCGCGATTGAAAATATCGTGCGGGGATTTCCCGAAGTGACAGAGTTTGCGGTAGATATTTATCGACAACGCGAAATGGACGATATGAAAATTCGCATCGAATTAAATGGCGGAGAGGCGGGTGCAATTTCCGATGCGATAGGTAGAGAGGTGCGACATATTCTGGGCATACGCGCCAGCGTTCAAACCGTGCCACACAATACGTTGCCGAGATTTGAACTTAAAGCGAGACGGTTTACAGATCATCGAGTTTAA